One window of Myxococcus xanthus genomic DNA carries:
- the lnt gene encoding apolipoprotein N-acyltransferase produces MTGVQVGVGRGWHLGAALLGVLGTTVLFALFGRLEARWLALGWVAMVPWLAALDRARSAREALSLGVLLSVTFTAAVFHWFPGALQAYSRAPTVVGWALFLLVAPLLQLQFVAAALARYAARRLAREGQGWLPPLVGTLVYVGVEGVTPKLFADTLGHGLYASEWLRQGADVAGAPGLTLVLLLGNECVLAALRQSQRGLRAAWRPVAGLAALVLVLSGYGAFRHAQVREATRREGGLVVGAVQANITRYEKLKAEMGAYEVVRMVLDTHYAMSDALLRDGPVDLLVWPETVYPTPFGAPRSETGAALDAEIAGYVSERGVPLVFGTYDLEGEREFNAAMFLGPSSPGGAFERAAYRKTMLFPLTEWVPDAIDTPTLREWLPWTGRWKRGPGPRAVSFTLRDGRQLRVAPLICYETIFPEYVAQGVRQGAELLLTLSNDSWFTGTPAPRLHLMHAAFRSIETRRPQVRVTNSGVTALIDITGAVVAEVDDNQRAGLTMRVPETTALTTLALAWGDWLSPIALVSSVVGLAGAALARRRARP; encoded by the coding sequence GTGACCGGCGTCCAGGTGGGGGTGGGACGCGGGTGGCACCTGGGAGCGGCGCTGCTTGGTGTCCTGGGGACCACGGTCCTGTTCGCGCTGTTCGGGCGGCTGGAGGCGCGCTGGCTGGCGCTCGGCTGGGTGGCGATGGTGCCCTGGCTCGCGGCGTTGGACCGGGCCCGCTCGGCACGCGAGGCGCTGAGCCTGGGCGTGCTGCTCAGTGTGACGTTCACCGCCGCCGTCTTTCACTGGTTCCCGGGCGCGCTCCAGGCGTACTCGCGGGCGCCCACGGTGGTTGGTTGGGCGCTGTTCCTGCTGGTGGCGCCGCTGCTCCAGCTCCAGTTCGTCGCCGCCGCGCTGGCCCGGTACGCGGCGCGGCGTCTGGCGCGGGAGGGGCAGGGCTGGTTGCCGCCCCTGGTGGGGACGCTCGTATACGTGGGTGTGGAGGGCGTCACGCCCAAGCTCTTCGCGGACACGTTGGGGCATGGGCTCTATGCCTCTGAGTGGCTACGCCAGGGCGCGGACGTGGCGGGCGCGCCGGGACTCACGCTGGTGTTGCTGCTGGGCAATGAGTGCGTGCTCGCGGCGCTTCGTCAGTCACAGCGGGGTTTGCGTGCTGCCTGGCGGCCCGTGGCAGGGCTCGCGGCGCTGGTGCTCGTGTTGTCGGGGTACGGCGCCTTCCGGCATGCGCAGGTGCGCGAGGCAACCCGGCGTGAGGGCGGGCTGGTGGTGGGCGCGGTGCAGGCGAACATCACCCGCTACGAGAAGCTGAAGGCGGAGATGGGCGCCTACGAAGTCGTGCGGATGGTGCTCGACACGCACTACGCGATGTCGGACGCGCTGCTGCGCGACGGACCGGTGGACCTGTTGGTGTGGCCGGAGACGGTGTACCCCACTCCTTTTGGAGCGCCGCGCAGCGAGACGGGCGCGGCGCTGGACGCGGAGATCGCCGGCTACGTCTCCGAGCGCGGGGTGCCGCTTGTGTTCGGCACGTATGACCTGGAGGGCGAGCGCGAGTTCAACGCGGCCATGTTCCTGGGGCCGTCGTCACCTGGAGGCGCGTTCGAGCGCGCCGCGTACCGCAAGACGATGCTCTTCCCGCTGACGGAGTGGGTGCCGGACGCCATCGACACCCCCACGCTTCGCGAGTGGCTGCCGTGGACAGGACGCTGGAAGCGAGGGCCCGGGCCTCGGGCGGTGAGCTTCACGCTGCGCGACGGACGCCAGCTCCGGGTGGCGCCGCTCATCTGCTACGAGACCATCTTCCCCGAGTATGTCGCGCAGGGCGTGCGGCAGGGCGCGGAGCTGCTGCTCACGCTGTCCAACGACTCGTGGTTCACCGGCACGCCCGCGCCCCGGTTGCACCTGATGCACGCGGCCTTCCGCAGCATCGAGACGCGGCGGCCACAGGTCCGGGTGACGAACTCGGGTGTGACCGCGCTCATCGACATCACGGGCGCGGTGGTGGCCGAGGTGGACGACAACCAGCGCGCGGGCCTCACCATGCGCGTGCCGGAGACGACCGCGCTGACGACACTCGCCCTGGCGTGGGGAGACTGGCTGAGCCCAATTGCGCTGGTGTCATCGGTGGTGGGCCTCGCGGGTGCGGCACTGGCGCGGCGGAGGGCTCGGCCCTGA
- a CDS encoding SGNH/GDSL hydrolase family protein translates to MSFRHSGMSVVAMCAAFTVGGSAMASTLNQNTSWTIDQPSTSTKYRVVAYGDSIYAGYNGSVFFWNVARRAAPVVQGEDLARKWNADVEVIRRTKSGAKADDIYNNKIVSERSYMQAANTRVVMFEMCGNDYLQARSAFSGQTGTCNYSGLEAALATCTTYMERAMQTINQYAPATATKIISNIYYPGFNADNVNTQCRDSATGQVVNKREKFLPLLARSNWRACSLAARHGFKCADSFAEYMAADYDSNGDGKVDSEAIRYIEGESEAAYVQRISVTLRSTLRDSNTHFVNASTSYDYLQSDDTHPTYTGGTISSSGGTGALPTDTSTWNKTGHDRMGWESAKFNPARP, encoded by the coding sequence ATGTCTTTCCGTCACAGCGGGATGTCCGTCGTCGCCATGTGCGCGGCCTTCACGGTCGGTGGTAGCGCGATGGCGAGCACCCTCAACCAGAACACGTCGTGGACCATCGACCAGCCGTCGACGTCGACGAAGTACCGCGTGGTGGCCTACGGCGACTCTATCTACGCCGGCTACAACGGTTCCGTCTTCTTCTGGAACGTGGCTCGCCGCGCGGCGCCGGTGGTGCAGGGCGAGGACCTGGCGCGGAAGTGGAACGCGGACGTGGAGGTCATCCGCCGCACCAAGTCCGGCGCGAAGGCGGACGACATCTACAACAACAAGATTGTCTCTGAGCGCTCGTACATGCAGGCGGCGAACACCCGCGTCGTCATGTTCGAGATGTGTGGCAACGACTACCTCCAGGCGCGCAGCGCCTTCTCTGGGCAGACGGGCACCTGTAACTACTCGGGCCTGGAGGCCGCGCTGGCGACCTGCACCACGTACATGGAGCGGGCGATGCAGACCATCAACCAGTACGCGCCCGCCACCGCGACGAAGATCATCTCCAACATCTACTACCCGGGCTTCAACGCGGACAACGTGAACACCCAGTGCCGGGACTCCGCCACGGGCCAGGTGGTGAACAAGCGGGAGAAGTTCCTGCCGCTGCTGGCGAGGAGCAACTGGCGTGCGTGCAGCCTGGCGGCTCGCCACGGCTTCAAGTGCGCGGACTCGTTCGCGGAGTACATGGCCGCGGATTACGACTCCAACGGTGATGGCAAGGTGGACTCCGAGGCCATCCGCTACATCGAGGGCGAGTCCGAGGCGGCGTACGTCCAGCGCATCTCCGTCACGCTGCGCTCCACGCTGCGCGACTCGAACACGCACTTCGTCAACGCGAGCACCAGCTACGACTACCTCCAGTCTGACGACACCCACCCGACCTACACCGGTGGCACCATTTCCAGCTCTGGCGGCACCGGCGCGCTGCCCACCGATACCTCGACCTGGAACAAGACTGGCCACGACCGCATGGGCTGGGAGAGCGCGAAGTTCAACCCCGCCAGGCCGTAG
- a CDS encoding chloride channel protein has translation MNLSRGTRALMQWLLLGGLVGVVCGVASAVFLYLLDEATHFREGHPWLVYALPVAGLVLGAVYGKWGRPIRGGNNLVLDTVHASDAQVPVRMAPMVLVGTVLTHLFGGSAGREGTAVQMGGSLADLVARRFRVGPDTRRELLAAGIAGGFGSVFGTPVAGAVFGLEVVVVGRMGYEALLPALVASVVGDMVTRGLGIHHTPYPAPGALPLTVAVLAKWLVFAVAVAVVAVVFVELMHRLKKLLEQRVQVLPLRMALGGLAVLLLWLLAGTDDYLGLGVPGIQRAFEDPALPVSAFAWKLAFTVVTLAAGFLGGEVTPLFFIGASLGNVLARLLGLPLDLGAAVGMAALFAAAANTPLALSIMAVELLGANVLPHVAIVATVAYLLTGQRGIYPSQRIARMKHGGPLLEKLVALRELAREDRAPPSGPEGRGGG, from the coding sequence GTGAATCTTTCCCGTGGCACGAGAGCGCTGATGCAGTGGCTGCTCCTGGGTGGGCTGGTGGGCGTCGTCTGCGGCGTGGCATCCGCGGTCTTCTTGTACCTGTTGGACGAAGCGACGCACTTCCGGGAGGGGCACCCGTGGCTGGTGTACGCGCTGCCGGTGGCGGGGCTGGTGCTGGGGGCGGTGTACGGGAAGTGGGGTAGGCCCATTCGCGGGGGCAACAACCTGGTGCTGGACACGGTGCACGCGAGCGACGCGCAGGTGCCGGTGCGCATGGCGCCCATGGTGCTGGTGGGGACCGTGCTGACGCACCTGTTCGGCGGCAGTGCGGGCCGCGAGGGCACAGCGGTGCAGATGGGCGGCAGTCTGGCGGACCTGGTGGCGCGACGCTTCCGGGTGGGCCCGGACACACGCCGCGAGCTGCTGGCCGCGGGCATCGCGGGTGGGTTCGGTTCGGTGTTCGGCACGCCGGTGGCGGGGGCGGTGTTCGGGCTGGAGGTCGTGGTGGTGGGGCGCATGGGCTACGAGGCCCTGCTGCCCGCGCTGGTGGCATCCGTGGTGGGAGACATGGTGACGCGGGGGCTGGGCATCCACCACACGCCGTATCCGGCGCCGGGGGCGCTGCCGCTGACAGTGGCGGTGCTGGCGAAGTGGCTGGTGTTCGCGGTGGCGGTGGCCGTGGTGGCGGTGGTGTTCGTGGAGTTGATGCACCGGCTGAAGAAGCTGCTGGAGCAGCGCGTGCAGGTGTTGCCGCTGCGGATGGCGTTGGGCGGTCTGGCCGTGCTGCTGCTGTGGCTGCTGGCCGGTACGGATGACTACCTGGGCCTGGGGGTACCGGGCATCCAGCGAGCCTTCGAGGACCCGGCGCTGCCCGTGTCGGCGTTCGCGTGGAAGCTTGCCTTCACGGTGGTGACGCTGGCCGCGGGATTCCTGGGCGGCGAGGTGACGCCGCTGTTCTTCATCGGCGCATCGCTGGGCAACGTCCTGGCGCGGCTGTTGGGCCTGCCGTTGGATTTGGGCGCGGCGGTGGGCATGGCGGCCCTGTTCGCGGCGGCGGCGAATACGCCGCTGGCGCTGTCCATCATGGCCGTGGAGCTGTTGGGGGCGAATGTGTTGCCCCACGTGGCGATTGTGGCCACGGTGGCGTACCTGCTCACGGGGCAACGGGGCATCTATCCATCACAGCGGATTGCCCGGATGAAACACGGAGGGCCGCTGCTGGAGAAACTCGTGGCCCTGCGGGAGCTGGCCCGCGAGGACCGCGCCCCGCCCTCAGGGCCTGAGGGACGGGGCGGCGGCTGA
- a CDS encoding putative metal-binding motif-containing protein, whose translation MHPMRQSAILLLPLLILACKKDSKEPDTKQAAVHVKIGHHPKFSQGCITVEAHGGTGETVLAEFKEPGQFDTNDPVLNVAVFRKADWARDVEITVRAFEKGCATEQLVDERKQTFSFASAGRQEWMIEDLHTADEDGDGFVSPGGPMNRGTDCDDLRATAFPGAPELCNGLDDNCDGQIETGVVNKVWYLDRDRDSFGRNGPGTEACDPPSELHVEVTGDCDDERADIHPNAVEACNGSDDNCDGRADELFTEGPGALGTACTEFCNGTYACNDAQTGTVCVGTPSTPLYADADSDGEGEKDSAPVGELCPDAPMPSMMADNTRDCDDADPGTNTLATEVCDGLDNDCDGQVDEEMSCGSLKKVVDPVLAGGNWRTVAVHPSGYPVWVAGLGGRLAVKMDATSAFVSHGGDTATRCGPAGNLLDWHAAWISPNNSYVLIAGEDGHIGEHNGGSCSSFQFDLPGKNDYFSSVVGVGSPAQVFAVSTLGQLYEWTGAALRHDSPGRYWGLHAFGQNALYAVGSTGELSPLTPVVNLYTRSITWGTPAAHNLQGTAGYNGGLRAVWAADATLIYAVGDGGLVVKGSGQSRDWERVLPQAGPVLNYVSVAAPPGTMNAYVIGNEGNAGRLQRLTPHGWAKAPAFTPSAPNVPLRDIAMTSSSNFWIVGDDGNVYHFPEP comes from the coding sequence GTGCATCCTATGCGTCAATCCGCCATTCTCCTCCTGCCTCTGTTGATACTGGCCTGCAAGAAGGACTCGAAAGAGCCGGACACGAAGCAGGCTGCGGTTCACGTCAAGATTGGCCACCACCCGAAATTCAGTCAGGGCTGCATCACGGTGGAGGCCCATGGTGGCACCGGTGAGACGGTGCTCGCGGAGTTCAAGGAGCCCGGTCAGTTCGACACCAACGACCCGGTGTTGAACGTCGCCGTCTTTCGGAAGGCGGACTGGGCGCGGGACGTCGAAATCACCGTCAGGGCTTTCGAGAAGGGCTGCGCGACGGAGCAGTTGGTGGATGAGCGGAAGCAGACCTTCAGCTTCGCCTCAGCGGGCCGGCAGGAGTGGATGATCGAGGACCTGCACACCGCTGACGAGGACGGTGACGGCTTCGTCTCACCGGGTGGTCCGATGAACCGGGGGACGGACTGCGATGACCTGCGGGCGACGGCTTTCCCCGGCGCGCCGGAACTCTGTAACGGCCTGGATGACAACTGCGACGGCCAGATTGAAACGGGTGTCGTCAACAAGGTCTGGTACCTGGACCGCGACCGCGACAGCTTCGGACGCAATGGGCCCGGCACGGAGGCCTGTGACCCGCCGAGTGAACTTCATGTCGAGGTGACGGGGGATTGTGACGACGAGCGGGCCGACATCCATCCAAACGCCGTGGAGGCATGCAACGGCTCGGATGACAACTGCGACGGGCGCGCCGACGAGCTGTTCACGGAGGGGCCGGGTGCCCTGGGGACGGCGTGCACGGAGTTCTGCAACGGGACGTATGCATGCAACGACGCGCAGACGGGGACTGTCTGCGTCGGCACGCCTTCGACGCCGCTCTACGCGGACGCGGACAGCGACGGTGAAGGCGAGAAGGACAGTGCGCCGGTGGGAGAGCTGTGCCCTGACGCGCCCATGCCTTCGATGATGGCGGACAACACGCGGGACTGTGATGACGCTGACCCTGGCACGAACACCCTGGCGACGGAGGTTTGCGACGGGCTGGACAACGACTGCGACGGGCAGGTGGATGAGGAGATGTCCTGCGGCTCGCTGAAGAAGGTGGTGGACCCCGTGCTGGCAGGGGGCAATTGGAGGACGGTGGCCGTGCACCCGAGTGGTTACCCGGTGTGGGTGGCGGGATTGGGGGGCAGGCTGGCGGTGAAGATGGACGCGACTTCAGCGTTCGTGAGTCACGGCGGGGATACGGCGACCCGGTGTGGGCCGGCCGGAAACCTGCTGGACTGGCACGCGGCCTGGATTAGCCCCAATAATAGTTATGTGCTCATAGCCGGCGAGGACGGCCATATAGGCGAGCACAACGGCGGCTCCTGTTCCTCATTCCAGTTCGACCTCCCTGGCAAGAACGACTACTTCTCAAGCGTCGTTGGAGTAGGAAGTCCAGCTCAGGTATTCGCGGTCTCCACCTTGGGCCAGTTGTACGAGTGGACAGGTGCTGCCCTGCGCCACGACTCACCCGGCCGGTACTGGGGGCTCCATGCATTCGGTCAGAATGCGCTGTATGCAGTGGGCTCGACAGGAGAGTTGTCACCACTGACGCCGGTGGTGAATCTCTATACCCGCAGCATCACCTGGGGCACTCCGGCTGCGCACAACCTCCAGGGGACCGCGGGCTACAACGGCGGCTTGCGAGCGGTATGGGCTGCGGATGCGACGCTCATCTACGCGGTGGGCGACGGCGGCTTGGTGGTGAAAGGCAGTGGCCAGTCGAGGGACTGGGAGCGGGTGCTCCCGCAGGCGGGACCCGTGCTCAACTACGTCAGTGTGGCTGCCCCGCCCGGGACCATGAATGCCTACGTCATTGGCAACGAGGGCAATGCAGGACGGCTACAGCGGCTGACCCCACACGGATGGGCCAAGGCGCCAGCCTTCACCCCAAGCGCACCGAACGTGCCGCTCCGCGACATCGCCATGACCTCCTCAAGCAACTTCTGGATCGTCGGCGACGATGGAAACGTCTACCACTTCCCGGAGCCGTAA
- a CDS encoding CapA family protein, with translation MSASVLLLLPLLCASAPTRVELVFGGDVIPHGEVKDVARLHARTGAPPPEGGRAPSLNHEGWDHVFGPIADVLRTADVGVVNLETPVTDNTKAVARELLFNAPSAMVHALASAGVKVVSTANNHARDQHPAGMLETLRHLDAAGIRHTGTGATKDAAWEPAFVDVRGVKVGFLSFTRMLNGFSNPKDAQAPHVALVPYSGHETHRGIQPEQAVEAVRAAAAQCDALIVLAHWGTEYKGEPRPEDRELGRALLDAGARAVIGHHPHVLQPLESYQTVDGRKGLIAYSLGNLVANQDRFYQHAAGTKSSGGDRRDSMLLRLSLVRPMPGVSVALEEVAVLPVWIENNAVGRARNESRNIQPVLIDREVEEVTARLALLAARPAPLDKETRAQKALLERRLEGSKHRRERILRMLPEGFAVASPELRQRGTAAVPPGRLASQP, from the coding sequence GTGTCCGCCTCCGTCCTGCTGCTGTTGCCCCTGCTTTGTGCCTCCGCCCCCACGCGCGTGGAGCTGGTGTTTGGTGGGGATGTGATTCCCCATGGCGAGGTGAAGGATGTCGCGAGGCTGCACGCCCGCACCGGGGCGCCGCCACCGGAAGGAGGCCGGGCGCCCTCGCTCAACCATGAGGGCTGGGACCACGTCTTCGGGCCCATCGCGGACGTGCTGCGCACGGCGGACGTGGGCGTCGTGAATCTGGAGACGCCCGTCACCGACAACACGAAGGCGGTCGCGCGGGAGCTCTTGTTCAACGCGCCGTCGGCCATGGTGCACGCGCTGGCCTCGGCCGGGGTGAAGGTGGTGTCCACCGCGAACAACCACGCGAGGGACCAGCACCCCGCGGGCATGTTGGAGACGCTGCGGCACCTGGATGCGGCGGGCATCCGTCATACGGGCACGGGCGCGACGAAGGACGCCGCGTGGGAGCCCGCCTTCGTGGACGTGCGAGGCGTGAAGGTGGGGTTCCTGTCCTTCACGCGCATGCTGAATGGCTTCAGCAATCCGAAGGATGCGCAGGCGCCGCACGTCGCGCTGGTGCCCTATTCGGGGCACGAAACGCACCGGGGGATTCAGCCCGAACAGGCCGTGGAAGCCGTGCGCGCCGCGGCGGCGCAATGTGACGCGCTCATCGTGCTGGCGCACTGGGGGACGGAGTACAAGGGGGAGCCACGGCCCGAGGACCGTGAGCTGGGACGCGCGCTGCTGGACGCGGGGGCGAGGGCGGTCATCGGGCACCATCCGCACGTGCTCCAGCCGCTGGAGTCGTACCAGACGGTGGATGGGCGCAAGGGGCTTATCGCGTACTCGCTGGGCAACCTGGTGGCGAACCAGGACCGCTTCTACCAGCACGCAGCGGGGACGAAGAGCTCGGGGGGCGACCGGCGGGACTCGATGTTGCTGCGGCTGTCGCTGGTGCGGCCCATGCCCGGTGTGTCGGTGGCTCTGGAGGAAGTGGCGGTGCTGCCGGTGTGGATTGAGAACAACGCGGTGGGGCGGGCGCGAAATGAGTCGCGGAACATCCAGCCAGTGCTCATCGACCGGGAGGTGGAGGAGGTGACGGCGCGGCTGGCGTTGCTGGCGGCGCGCCCCGCGCCTCTGGACAAGGAGACACGCGCGCAGAAGGCCTTGCTGGAGCGGCGGCTGGAAGGCTCCAAGCACCGGCGTGAGCGCATTCTCCGGATGTTGCCGGAAGGGTTCGCGGTGGCGTCGCCGGAGTTGCGTCAGCGCGGGACGGCGGCCGTGCCTCCAGGGCGGTTGGCCTCACAGCCGTGA
- a CDS encoding MXAN_0125 family MYXO-CTERM protein yields the protein MQGMLVRARRMRVWLGCASVLGLSGIARAESEPCACSTSNQSVVSEVPCLIFRASVSCGLSNVRNACAQTVTLVDWPLSSCPDSVCTQALAPGEEASFLFGREESERERFVEQSYTVQVDGVDQRLAISAEVTCWDVRDSDGCAAAPGALGAAGVALLVGAVARRRRGA from the coding sequence ATGCAAGGAATGCTTGTTCGCGCCCGGCGCATGAGGGTCTGGCTGGGCTGCGCCAGTGTGCTGGGACTGTCGGGAATCGCCCGGGCGGAGTCGGAGCCGTGCGCGTGCTCCACGTCGAACCAGAGCGTCGTCTCCGAGGTGCCGTGCCTCATTTTCCGCGCGTCCGTCAGCTGCGGACTGAGCAACGTGCGCAACGCCTGTGCGCAGACGGTGACGCTGGTCGACTGGCCGTTGTCGAGCTGTCCGGACAGTGTGTGCACCCAGGCGCTCGCACCAGGTGAAGAGGCGAGCTTCCTCTTCGGCAGGGAGGAGTCCGAGAGAGAGCGCTTCGTCGAGCAGTCCTACACGGTGCAGGTGGACGGCGTGGACCAGCGGCTCGCCATCAGCGCGGAGGTGACGTGCTGGGACGTCCGTGATTCCGATGGTTGTGCAGCGGCGCCGGGTGCGCTGGGCGCGGCGGGGGTGGCGCTGCTGGTGGGCGCGGTGGCTCGCCGGCGCCGGGGAGCGTAA
- the upp gene encoding uracil phosphoribosyltransferase gives MEFPNCTVVDHPLVKHKLTQMRRVETSTASFRALLQEISLLLAYEALRDLKVREEDIQTPMARTVAPVLDGKKLVLVAIMRAGQGILDGMLQLVPSARVGHIGLYRDPETLSPVEYYYRVPGQLADRDVVVCDPMLATGNSAVAALQRLKKSKPGSLRFVCLLACPEGLTNLREHHPDVHVYTAAIDERLDEHGYILPGLGDAGDRLFGTK, from the coding sequence ATGGAGTTTCCGAACTGCACGGTGGTGGACCACCCGCTGGTGAAGCACAAGCTCACGCAGATGCGCCGGGTGGAGACGAGCACCGCCTCCTTTCGGGCGCTGCTCCAGGAAATCTCACTGCTGCTCGCCTATGAGGCGCTGAGAGACCTCAAGGTGCGCGAGGAGGACATCCAGACGCCCATGGCACGCACGGTGGCGCCGGTGCTGGATGGCAAGAAGTTGGTGCTGGTGGCCATCATGCGCGCGGGGCAGGGCATCCTCGACGGGATGTTGCAACTGGTGCCCTCCGCGCGCGTGGGGCACATCGGCCTGTACCGAGACCCGGAGACGCTGTCGCCGGTGGAGTACTACTACCGCGTGCCCGGCCAGCTCGCGGACCGGGACGTGGTGGTGTGCGACCCGATGCTCGCCACGGGGAACTCGGCGGTGGCCGCGCTCCAGCGGCTGAAGAAGAGCAAGCCCGGCTCATTGCGCTTCGTCTGTCTGCTGGCGTGCCCGGAGGGCCTGACGAACCTGCGCGAGCACCACCCGGACGTCCACGTCTACACCGCCGCCATCGACGAGCGATTGGACGAGCACGGCTACATCCTCCCGGGCCTGGGCGACGCGGGCGACCGGCTCTTCGGGACCAAGTAG
- a CDS encoding DUF1688 family protein → MSDFSLARPDLSPAVAWLRTPSAIRERCHQLLDLGLAGKLEHFRVEPSRLPIVVDTVLHVTREHYPTLDVPLHSRWRHFDVGGVARLAELEARLKDASLQERARAKLDLVVVSVLLDAGSGPQWRYQEAGGKTWARSEGLAVASFRMFMEGRFSSDPDRPLRVDAEALGRLTREALAQGMQVTDANPVDGLEGRLHLLHGLAKVLPRPGALLDIITAQQRSVRAAELLGLVLEVLGPIWPGRVMVDAVNLGDVWPHPALGSVESLEALVPFHKLSQWLTYSLVEPLSEAGVVVTELDGLTGLPEYRNGGLLVDLGVLSPREPRLFTQSFHPGDEPIVEWRALTVALLDRVAALVRGRLGLSAEELPLGKVLQGGTWTAGRRVAAERRPGGGPPIRVDSDGTVF, encoded by the coding sequence ATGTCTGATTTCTCATTGGCCAGGCCGGACCTCTCTCCCGCGGTGGCGTGGCTGCGCACGCCGTCCGCCATCCGCGAGCGGTGCCACCAACTGTTGGACCTGGGGCTGGCGGGCAAGCTGGAGCACTTCCGCGTCGAGCCGTCGCGGCTGCCCATCGTCGTGGACACGGTGCTGCACGTGACGCGCGAGCACTACCCCACGCTGGATGTGCCGCTGCACAGCCGCTGGCGCCACTTCGACGTGGGCGGCGTGGCGCGGTTGGCGGAGCTGGAGGCGCGGCTGAAGGACGCCTCTCTTCAAGAGCGGGCGCGCGCGAAGCTGGACCTGGTGGTGGTGAGCGTGCTGCTGGACGCGGGCAGTGGCCCGCAGTGGCGCTACCAGGAGGCCGGCGGAAAGACGTGGGCGCGCTCCGAGGGACTGGCCGTGGCCAGCTTCCGCATGTTCATGGAGGGGCGCTTCTCGTCGGACCCGGACCGGCCGCTGCGCGTGGACGCGGAGGCGCTGGGGCGGCTCACGCGCGAGGCGCTCGCGCAGGGCATGCAGGTGACGGATGCCAACCCGGTGGATGGGCTGGAGGGCCGGCTGCACCTGCTGCACGGGCTGGCGAAGGTGCTGCCTCGGCCAGGGGCGCTGCTGGACATCATCACCGCGCAGCAGCGCAGCGTGCGCGCCGCGGAGCTGCTGGGGCTGGTGTTGGAGGTGCTGGGCCCCATCTGGCCGGGGCGGGTGATGGTGGACGCGGTGAACCTGGGCGACGTGTGGCCACATCCCGCGCTGGGGTCGGTGGAGAGCCTGGAGGCGCTGGTGCCCTTCCACAAGCTGTCGCAGTGGCTGACGTATTCCCTGGTGGAGCCGCTGTCCGAGGCCGGTGTGGTGGTGACGGAGCTGGATGGCCTCACCGGCCTGCCCGAGTACCGCAACGGTGGCTTGCTGGTGGACCTGGGCGTGCTGTCTCCCCGGGAGCCGCGCCTCTTCACGCAGTCCTTCCACCCGGGTGACGAGCCCATCGTGGAGTGGCGCGCGCTGACGGTGGCCCTGCTGGACCGGGTGGCGGCGCTGGTGCGTGGACGGCTGGGCCTGAGCGCGGAGGAGCTGCCGCTGGGGAAGGTGCTCCAGGGTGGCACGTGGACCGCGGGCCGGCGCGTGGCGGCGGAGCGGCGCCCTGGTGGCGGGCCGCCCATCCGCGTGGACAGTGACGGCACGGTGTTCTGA